The region TGTATTCTGGGACTTTGGGGGAAGTTGATGATCATGGCATGACATGTAATGAGCTGTGGCCGAAGTTTGACTGATAGTActgtaagggcactagtattcaatccgtttggagagtttcctcaaatatgtagaaatatagaatttacctgaatttcagacccgtctcatttccaagagcaaatgctggttattctttttccattatttttttcttcaagttcaACAAGCAGTCAGAGACTGTGCACGGGCGATCAAATTATACGGTGATGGtttttggcactagtattcaatccgTCGGCACTAttattcaacctagcgatgaaagatggtccTGACTCCTGtttctcaatctgcccttgtcccatccgactatggactagaccatttgagatgagaccaaacggggaattaatcaaagccagagacttacatagatcctagatctaatttagcaatCTAAACCCTAGTtagatttgctatctatcctcactaggttgaatactagtgccattcagtgcaaaaggccattgCCGCATAATTCGATCGTCTGCGCATACAGACGACAGATTGATATTAAAGgaaataccgacaacagattacccgggaaataacaaaggtatgaaattaagataaattccctatttctaaatattttggggaatatgtcaaaatctttgaattatgccgggttgaatactagtgcccataCGGTACTTTGGCTGTGCACTGACGCTGACGTGACAGAGACACACCCGGGTTACAGATCATGAATGGTGTTTGTCAGTTGACAAAAGACACATCGACAAAGGGAAGACTGGGCCTAGCCCTGTCTAGAGAATATTAGTACGCTTGCCTCTTTTTGGTCGGCAAGCCAGCCCAAGGCTAAAAAAAGGCAGGGTGCCCAAATTAGAAAACTAAAGAAAAAGAACTGCCCATGTTAGGTGCTTCAGCCTTCACTACTTGTGACTGTTGTAGTTGTAAGTTAGATCATCTACTTTCTAACGTTACTTTACTCACTAagtaaataaattcaattcaatttcattttaatgtccacatggaaatttgttttgctCACAATAAACATTCAAAAACATTACACATTACAAGTATATCACTTGACTATGATCTATTGGGAGTAACTTTACAATCCAATGTCATAATCAATTATGAGAGCAAGGAATAGATATTAACTGTACTATGTTAGAACAAGGCATCCAAGCTTGGAGGCATCACACACACATGAGACATTAAATCACATGACATTGGATTCTAAAGCAAGGTAAGCCCAAAATTGCATTAGAAAGTGACAAATTTATACAAGACAAATTCTTCAGcataatgttaatatttttcCATTAAAGCTGTAAAAGTAAAGAAGATGTCCggtaaaaaatatcagaaaagaaaaatcaggtgGTGAGGGGAACAAAGGAATTTAGGAAACATTGTGTGCGACAGTTCAGTGACCAAAATTGTTTACCTGAACACATGAGAACATAATTTGGAGAAGAGtgtgtgatttttgtttttcagtaTTTGGTTTGGCTGTTGATCTTTCCTGCTTGTTTGTGATTCTCTCAATTTTCCCAAGATTCTTCTTTCAACAACCTCCATACCAGACAAAACAactaaataatatatatactcTCGATGACAGATTGGCAAAACACTTAGTAAGGATAGTCCTATTTTGGTTTTGGTTAGAAGATGAGATTAAAAAAACCTCTCCACTGTTTATATCGCCCTCTTGCCCTCATATTTTGTAATGGTAGCCCAGCTACAGAGGGCGTGTGAACATCATGAGCTGTGCTAGATTAATCCTAGTAAGACGATTTTTGCATGGGCAGGATGGGCATGAATCTAACCTCAATGCTAAAATGCATCCACTTGTTCTTTTACAGGTACAGGTAATTCTGGATTCCAGAAGGACAAAAGGTGGAGAATTTGAATACAAGATCAGATGGAAGGGGTATGGCCCATCGGAAGACACGTGGGAACCAGAAGAAAATCTTATTCACTGCGAGGAGCTCCTCCGTGACTACAAGAATAAAATGGCTGCGGAACAGAGAAACAGGACACAACTAGAAGCAAGAGACAGAGATTTAACACCAAACTTACCAAAGAGAAGATTACGACAGAGGAACACACCGAAAGTTCAGAGGGTCTTAGGCGTAAAGCAAATGCCTCCTCCTCATGTCAACTACTCTGAAGTACCACCACGTCATGAAACTTCAAACAAAGTAAGACAAGTAGCCTACAGCTATTAAAATCAATGtaatttttcattatatatatcatatggattgtgttatttgtgaataattatttatcttacaaattttatcttgttttcaaagtcagcactgctgctgaaTTGAATAATGCAGACAAGACTGTCAGTGTGCATTCAACTTTTCATACAAGCTAACTTGTTAACCATTTATTGTTAATTTGTTAGCCATCGTCTCATATATGTATTCAATTACAGATATTTTGGCTAAAAATATCTGTAAACTTTCATTAAGTAATAAAGATAAAATCATAAGTCTGAGATACATTAATATCCCCATAGAAGACAtaatttcccctttttctacatgtatttgcaagGACTTCATtagtataatttaaaaaattgtttgtttCTTACAAATTTGagctttttaattaattttcttAATCCTTTAATTCTTGCTAGTACTTCACTATTTCAAACATTGAGTTGAACAATCAGGTGAAAATGTATATACAGAACTAATCATATAATTTGAATGTGTAAAATATGGATATATTTTTGAATggataaagtatgaaaattaagTCGCTTTCAATCATTGATACAAAACAATGTTGGAATTGAGTATTCACATACCATTGGAAACATGGTATGCAGAATTCTATGGCGTTCCTTTCGATTGTATCAATGTACTATTATTTAATGTAATGAATAAATGccattttttctaattttcattttactcCCTAGATCAAATGTGAGACAACAGGCAAGTGTAATAAATGGGCTATGTTTGGTGGTTTGGTATGTTTCATGATTGGAGCGATACTGCTCTATCTTTCTGTGGACTGATCAACAACCTCACCTCCAGCAATGCGAGACAACAGGCATGTGTAATAGATGGGCGATGTTTGGTGTGTTTCATgattggagcaatactgctctaTCTTTCTGTGGACTGATCAACAACCTCACCTCCAGCATAAGGAAACTGCAATCATAGGGACCAAGTACAATGACTGGAGTGATTTGACTGTATAATGACATTGACTGGAGTTATATGACTGTATGGACAAGACATCAACGATCAACAACCTCGGCTCCAGCACAGGGATCCAGCATGCATACAGATAGAGTTCAATGGCAATGAGTATGAGCGATCAGTGATGAACAACCTCAGCTCCAGCACAGGAAACCACCATTCATTTGGGCCTACACTGACCAAGCCAAGACATCACTAAAAATTGGGAGAGACTTTGTCTTGATGGCAAGAAAGGTTTACTCTATCAAATCAGTGATCATGCAATTGTGAATTGTTTTTCAATATGATTATGTAATGTTATTTATGAGTCGTGACCCTTTTAGACTTGGGGTATGAATGCATCGTGTCTTCCATGTATCTCCAAACAGAAGAACATTCACATTTTGCTGTTCATTATGCACTGTACATTTCTTTATCACAAGTTGATCCTATCACTATTCTTTCAACTAATTTTGCTGTAAAAATTACTCGTTTGATTTGGagttaaaacaaaatttgcaaCTTGCAAGGGATTCTAACATTAATTCAAAATGCCACCTGTGAGCATCTCTTATTTTACTGATTTCTACTTTACAGTTTGGTTTTCATTTCCAGTTTggttttcatttccatttctttttgaAGTACATTTATTGGACTTCTTAATAAGACTACATTTTCAGCAGAGAAAAATTCATAattctacatgtaggttttgtgcttgtttttaattgtatatACACATCCTGTGTGTATGTGGAGATGTTTATAATGATGCAGAAAAGAATACAGTTGTAATTGGGATTATTTAACTTGTGGAATTAGTACTGAATTATGTAGATCCCTAGTAGGCATAACAGATTATAGGAGATTGAAACCAGGGAAGAAGATAGCTGGTGTGAAAATTggaaaatcaatgaaagtttgcaagaaaatgaacaaattttaacaaagttatgactactgtatgagcatttgaatattaacaTTCACTAATTATGTGGACCTTAGAACTTTTATCGGACTAGTTTTACTTTTCTGTATTCATTCATACAAGTTAACTTGTTCCTTGGGGTGTCATTCTACTCGagatatttattgttttattttaatttataggAGTATCTATATCTAgttattatttatgatttattcaATATACAGTAACACAGCATGAGAAAATTCTGTGGAAATATTTGATTAACACATCAAATATAAAGCTTGAATGATAACTTTACTTGGTATATTTACATGTTATTATTTCATATCTGCATTGAAAAATACTTTGCATCATTTATGGCCTGTTGTGCCTTGTGTTTCaatgcaaatacatgtagagaaaagtaattattattttgattattataaattattatcTTATTGATTCCATCCAGATTAAAAGCTTTGATTAAGGATTTATGCTTGATTTGTAGTTGtgttcaaataaaaattgtcaTGCAAACgccccctacatgtacattcaagtTATTACTGttatgtacattacatgtaataaacttttgtttgaaTATCTCTTGAAAAAGAGTAAGATTTAACCGTTTTAAAACATTTGATGAAGTACAGTGACAAACCTTCCCCTTCCAAATAATATAGCTCATGATATTACGAAAATGTGTGATCTTACGCTTGcagtacgtacatgtatgtcattgtACCAACATGTAAATCTACTTGccttgaaatattttatatatttgtattcatacatttttatacttgtaatattcaaatcatATCCAACTCGCACGGTGCTTGGCGCCAATAACAACAATGTCACAACCATCCACTACTCAAATATTTTACTGGTTGTCTCCTTATTTCCCCACTGACAAacaatatgatttaaaaatttacattctaaataagtaagtaaatacaatttttgtttttcccTCGCCCAAACCAGTACGGCAGGTGTCAGGCACTTTTCTGACCACCACTATATACTAGTATACCCTGTTGACAACAGTGGTTGCCAGTAACTTCACTCTCTTTACTAAGAAGACAATGGAATTGGCTTGTTTGGAAATAACATTATCGAGAAAAGTTCATTTTTCAATCATGTTCTGACAAAAGCAACAATATCTACTGATTATGAAAACAAATGCAACCTACTTTAAATAATTGGGCTTGCATGTACTTCTTAGGGGCCTTGACTTCCAATGTTTTTAGACCAAGATGATTAAAGAACACTCTGATGGTCCTGGATGGTAATGGATTAATCCAAACACTGTGCATAGTGCATGCGAGACTGCTGtgggtgtttctttttttattttttttcagttttgatcaaattattggttattatttcacatttggTTTGCTTTTACTCTGGGGATATGATAGATCAACTTTCTTGTATGAAAAATTAGACTTGACTTTAAAGTTGAACTTCAGCTAAAAATGATGGGCACATCCGGTTTTAGActatagaaataaaatatgataaatggGGGGtggtcaattcatttttttcaacttcAGCTTTTCATAGTTTGATGGGAGAGTGACTGATATTGTTGTGTTTGTACGTATCAtttactgtcatgaatattttgcagtgtaatataaatgtaaattataAACTTGCTTTTAAGTATATTTTCAATGATAGCAATACTATAGATGTGTACAaacatttagatttttttaatgtaattgttctatcatgaatatgtaaatacctgaaatcaaatttctgaTTTTTTATTAGTCTAAATTAAATGTCTCTGCCTTCAACATAAACCTTGATAAAATACAACAgaagttcatatttttttattctgttaacTGTTTTGAAATTTACCTTCGGGAAAAGAATTTTTACACCGACTAGGGAAATTTCTGAGTGTACTGTACTTGCCTTTTGTGGTTTATTAACTTTTGTTCCAAAAAGGTTTGATTCAGAGTTCACAAGTATACTACATCATGTTACTTGCTAGATAAGAAAGAGACTTAGTTTCTTCAAAGACTTGTCAGGAATATGAACatcatatttaatttattagtattttttatgaataaaaaatgtacacagtataattgtttcataattctatCTTATATTTGTTATATCTGtgaaatgtattcattgttGCCTATACGAATTACCATACATGTTGGCAACAAATCAAGTGTGTAGTAATTATTTCACAATCTAATGGGAAAGGATTTTTTGTATGTACCAGGGGCCACGGAACTGTTAGGGAGGGTGCATTTTTATCCAAaagacatgaaaatgaatatttattcaaGGACATTTTGGGATCAATGAACATGGTAATTACATGTTGTTTAATGCTTTGGTAAATTATGTAAAATGGCAAAATACacccacaaaaaatgtttttattttctataatgGACATCATAACAGTTTTGTGAAGTGCACAGCCTTGCAATGAAGTACATAGATTGGAAATGTGAGATTTGGGGAGATTTACCAAAgcttaaaggccaccgcacaccttacgacccgactggtcggtgactggcttgcgactgagtgaggggagatgtgacgtcacagctcttgtcagcttgagggtcgcagaccggtcagacaagtcgcaaggaaaatcggaaggatttgacatgtcgaatccttatgactggatcgcaagctcaatctaacttccagccaatcagacagtaGAGTTGCACAACGTGTATATGATTTAACGCACAGAGGAAGTAAGCGCACTTTCTCAGATGCTatggcaaaaagcgcatgcgtaatcgcaaggtgtgcggtgtcgaggcttatgactaccgtgcgattcatctcccctcagtTGCAAgccagtcgcagaccagtcgggtcgtaaggtgtgcggtggccttaaaggGAAGCTTTCACATGACTTGATATTGATCGTCACATTACCAGATAAGctttcatttttatgtgttaGTTTTATCAGGGAGATAATATCATTCCTCTGTTTTCATGAAGGTGattgacattttgttttatatcataCAATGTACTTCACATATTATTGTActcgctccccccccccccccccccttatgtacttttctctcttttatgtttattcaatatagctgattttttttttaggtgttAGACCTAGTCTATACCTACTGCTTCTTCTCTGTGTGAAATTTAAAGGTACTGCATCATCATAAAACCTTCAAACTACCATGGAAACTGTTTTCTAATAAATTGAATGCTGAGTCGTTTCTATAGTAATTGCCATACTGGCATAATTACCATGGCATAGTTGTAACTCATTGTGGAACAGTCCCCAATTCAGGGTATTTTCCAAATCCAGTAGTCCTGTCGAGAGGGTTTATGGTAGTGCAAAACCTGTTAAAGATTTATTCTGTAATGACCTTGTTCTGAAAGAGGTCCGTTTAgaaattcattctttcatccTCAGATTGTAAGAGATGTGTGAATCTGGGTATGATTGGTAGCTAATAAATTTATCAATGCACTTTTATATGAAAACAGTCGTTTGGTTGAGTTTTGTTTACTAGTTACTAAAATCAAACGTAACTACAGTGTCTTGCTTGATTTCAACCATCATTATTAGCAATGCTACAATAACCATGATCTTTTATCATCAAcagtaccatcatcatcatcatcatcatttcatcaccatagtcatttcatcatcatcaccaccaccactatcatttcaccttcatcattaccaccaccaacATAATCTTCCAATCATAgactttattatcatcatcatcatcatttcatcactatcaccatcatcatcatcatcaccaccaccaccatcatcaccaccaccaccaccatcatcaccaccaccatcatcatcaccatcaccaccatcaacatacTCTTCCAATCCCTTTGCAATAAATGGTAACCTTCATTGTGCTTGGCAGCTGATCtgcattaccatggtagttaccatattggcaaagttacaatataTATAGATGTAACTTCTTTTTAGTGAGATGGGATCCCCAGGTGATTTTGTTGATACTGCATTAATGAGTCATCTGTATATGGAAATTAACTACAATTTTAACATCAGTACACGACAAGGGGATGACTGTACAGTCAATAGAGCGCATAATGAAATGCTTGGGAAGAGCACCCCACAGCGTTGAGGCGAAAGTCGCATATCGCCAttattgtgtacaaaacatgtTCCTTCACCCCTCCACCATTTCCCTCATATCATGAGGAAAATAGTGGAGGGGTGAAGGAAACGAtgatttttacatttaaaagattttttgtcttcaatattctttcatgaaattagaaagaatataTCTTGGAGGTTTCTGGGAATGAAAAGGTGTAATTATCCCCATTCGCCGCCATGGTGCCCTCACCCAATTCCCCTCTCACTTTCCCtatatgttttatacacagcCGTGTGCCGATGTGTGAAGGTTTACTTACCCAACGCTTCTCCATAAGTGTCGTCTTACCCTTATACGGTCTTCACAAACATACAAATTTGACCCATTTATTCAAAGATAACTCAAAACTCCAGAATgtatatatcatttaccactttgaaataactttaatacaatataatataCCATAACAAAAATTCTTAAGAGCTAAAGAACTAATTTCTACTAAGGAGCTTTCATGAGAAGCTTCTGTCACGATATTTACCTATTCCTATTGCTCTcgaccaatcagatgcaagaattTGCTACAATAGCcagtaaaaaatcatttgtttcatATGTTCCCTAAGGTCCCGTCTTAAAAAcggttatgattgatccgatcaatctcaactgtaagGAAATCCATCAACGTCTTAATTTTTggttcaggaaatttgcacaaagtCCTGTGCAAACAAaaatgtatgactaaacagCATAgctaggaaatattttgaacaaaaattcatTTCGATGTTGaagttgctggctttccatagttgtggttgatcgcaTCAATCACAAATCTTAGTAAGACGGTGCCCACATCCACAAAGATCTGCTAATAATATCGTACAGTTACATAAAACTTGCTCATTATCCAGTTGGTGGGATGCTGGCTTCATAAGAAGTTTCCATCTCGTTATCCAGATCACAAGTCAGTGTCAGCCATTtacaacaggggggggggggtgtttctcCCAAAACAGAAGAAACAATGTTTCAGTGGGGCATGTAATAAATCAAATGGTGTTTTTTTCCAAGCATGCTTGGTGAGTAGATTGTGATGAATGGCAGCGACAATTCACCCATTATGTGTactaaattataaaaaaaattcttaaagcATCTAGCTTCAGTGCATTAATCAATTGGTCTTCTGTATCATTACGTATTGCCAACGTTTCCCATTACTGCATCAGACTCGTAAAGGCAAACACACAAGCTGCAGCTTTAGCCTAGATTATAAGCTACATTTAGATATGTCGCTTCATGCTCTTCATCATGCATTAAACACACAAAAAGCTAATAATCGTCTAAAGTTGCATTTCTTTTAATAGTAGGAACCCTATTATATGGTATCACAATGAGTTAATTATGATGTTAGGGCCACATCTTAAAAAGAATTACGATAgaatccgatcaacctcaactatatggaaatccctCAATGCcctaatttttttctccaggaaatttgcGCAAcattctttgtaaacaaaaaaaagcacACTAAATTCACAAGAAATTGTATAGAAATATGAATacacatcatatctagaaaatatcaTGAACCAACATGTATTCTAGATGTTGaggttgctggctttccatagtagtTGTGgctgatcagatcaatcatgaGTCTTTATAAGACAGGCCCCAGGAATGATGTAAATTTGCCCAGAAAAGCTGCACAATTTCTGATACGACAGCAGAATTTCATCAGGTTATCATAAAATAATGTTAAGCAAGCAGAAGACGTGTTTTGATGTCTAGATCACAATTCCAAATTATACAACtgccaagaatgttctgtaatctgattggtccataTCAGATCACATtatattcagcgaattgcactattgcatcctaaatgcactatcctgcgctctgacgtcagagtgcaggatagagCTAGGTCTGAAATTATCTAGAAtaatctagaatttagatcaaatatagcattcaGGGCAACTTGGTAATATGGGTGATGAggggggttgtataaaacaaacaatgaacGCATTCTTGTGtctagaggacctaaataatgaactctgtactcgactcgccaaatggatatactgCACTCGGTCCTGCAGACCTTGGTGCgatatatccattggctct is a window of Lytechinus variegatus isolate NC3 chromosome 2, Lvar_3.0, whole genome shotgun sequence DNA encoding:
- the LOC121407230 gene encoding chromodomain Y-like protein 2 produces the protein MGDVFEVQVILDSRRTKGGEFEYKIRWKGYGPSEDTWEPEENLIHCEELLRDYKNKMAAEQRNRTQLEARDRDLTPNLPKRRLRQRNTPKVQRVLGVKQMPPPHVNYSEVPPRHETSNKIKCETTGKCNKWAMFGGLVCFMIGAILLYLSVD